Below is a genomic region from Borreliella mayonii.
TAAAAGACGAACACTCCATAACTGCGGTAAGACATAATATCAACATATATTTAGAGTACATTAAAAAAACAAAACCAATAGCGGAAAAAGTCTATAATCAATATTCCCAATTAAAAATGTAAATTACAAAAAGGTTTTTTTTGCAAGAAATTCTATTTTATATATAAAAATCTCTAAAGCCAATTAATCTAAAATAGTTTATAATATAGTTTAAGGGAAAATATTATGGAAACATTGTCAACAAATATTGCGGGTGTAACTCAAGAACAAATATATAAAGAATTTCTTAGACTGGGTATGGAACAACTAATAGCTCAAGATTTATCTAAAAGATATTATCACAATGAGCTAACATATAGAGATTTAGAAAATTTAGAAAAACAATTTGATATAAAGTTTGATAATCTTATTTCTGAAATTTCTTACGTAGAAAAGAATTTACAAAAAGATATATCTAATTTAAATACTAAGATAGATTCAGTAGAAAAGAATTTACAAAAGGACATATCTAATTTAGACGCCAAGATTGATGCCGTAGAGAAGAATTTAGACATTAAGATTGATACT
It encodes:
- the bdr gene encoding Bdr family repetitive protein is translated as METLSTNIAGVTQEQIYKEFLRLGMEQLIAQDLSKRYYHNELTYRDLENLEKQFDIKFDNLISEISYVEKNLQKDISNLNTKIDSVEKNLQKDISNLDAKIDAVEKNLDIKIDTVEKNLNAKIDSVKSELNAKIDSVKNELTAKIDNVEKNLMSLIEMLKWVLGIMGAMSITMIAGLIFAFISK